In the genome of Desulfovermiculus halophilus DSM 18834, the window CACTTTCTGTGTCGAAGAAACAAAATTTTTCATGCTTGGTTGCGCCTGCGCTTTGGCAGGCATCTGAGTTTGGAAGTGCCCCCCGGAAGAATGTACAATGACGTCAGAGCGGCCTGGACGTCAAGGTGTCCCCAAAGTGGAAGGATTTGAAATTTCGTCTTCTCCATGGCAATGTTGCCTCCAACAGAATGGATGGGAGTGCGGGGCGATTTCCGCCCCGGCCGCATTGGTTCCGGAAACACAAGGAGAAACGCGTATGGCTTATCAGAACATAGGGCTGGAGATCCAGGACGGAGTGGCGGTGGTGACCATTAACCGCCCCAAGGTGCTCAACGCCTTGAGCCCGGATACCTTGAAGGAGCTGGGGCAGGCCGTGGCAGAGATCCGCAGTACCGAGGAGGCCCGGGTCATGGTGATTACCGGAGCCGGAGACAAGGCCTTTGTGGCCGGTGCAGACATATCCGAGTTCCCCAAGATGAACGCCCTGGAAGCCAAGCATTTTGCCGAAGAAGGACAAAAGGTCTTCTTTGCCCTGGAAGAGCTGCCCATTCCGGTCATAGCCTGCGTGAACGGCTTTGCCCTGGGCGGAGGCTGTGAAATGGCCATGAGTTGCGATTTCATCTATGCTTCCGATCAGGCCAAGTTCGGGCAGCCGGAGATCAATCTGGGTATCATTCCAGGATTCGGGGGAACCCAGCGCCTGTCCAGACTGGTGGGCAGGGCCAAGGCGAAAGAGCTGTGCATGACCGGGGATCAGATCTCGGCCCAGGAGGCCAAGGATCTCGGTCTCGTGGCCCGGGTGTTTCCCCACGACGAGCTCAAGGATTCCGTAATGAAGACGGCCAAAAAAATGGCTTCCAAGGGCAGAGTCGCCCTGCGGGCCGTCAAGCAGGTCGTTGACCGGGGCGTGGAGGTGGACCTGAAGACAGGCTGCGCCTTTGAGGCCGAGGCATTCGCCACCAGCTTCGTCAGCCAGGACGCCAAGGAGGGAGCGACTGCCTTTTTGGAGAAGCGGAAGCCAGAGTTCAAAGGGACCTTCACCAGTTGAGAAACAGGGGTCTTTTCTATTACCCCACATGCCTGCCAAGGCGCAGGCAGGCTTGCGCTGACGAAGCATGCAAACGATTTCGATACCGATTTCGATATCGACTGGGAGTGATTATCCAACCGGATCCTGATAACGCCCCGCGGATCAGGAGCGAGGCCGGAGGCAAACGCAGTTTGCCGCAGGCCGAGACTGCTGGATCCGCTGGTTGTGAGGCGCTTTGCGCCGAGCATCCAGCGGATCTTATCCGCGGGGCGTTGTTGCCGGGCGCAAAGCGTCCGGCAACAACTATTAACTCATAACAGTTTTTCGGCTCT includes:
- a CDS encoding enoyl-CoA hydratase/isomerase family protein, which translates into the protein MAYQNIGLEIQDGVAVVTINRPKVLNALSPDTLKELGQAVAEIRSTEEARVMVITGAGDKAFVAGADISEFPKMNALEAKHFAEEGQKVFFALEELPIPVIACVNGFALGGGCEMAMSCDFIYASDQAKFGQPEINLGIIPGFGGTQRLSRLVGRAKAKELCMTGDQISAQEAKDLGLVARVFPHDELKDSVMKTAKKMASKGRVALRAVKQVVDRGVEVDLKTGCAFEAEAFATSFVSQDAKEGATAFLEKRKPEFKGTFTS